A window of Pusillimonas sp. DMV24BSW_D genomic DNA:
GCGGTCAGATTCCATAAGCTGTACCCGCCTAAATGAACACGGCCCTGAGAAAAGGTTTCATCGTAGCGTTGGCCAACGTAAAGGAATTCGACGCCAAGCGTCCATTGCTCGATACGGTGTTCCGCGTTTAGTCGGTAGGTTTGGCGTGCACGACGGATGAGGCGTTCCCCAGTGCTGTCATCGTAGGGGTTTAGAAAGTCGGCGGCCGCACTCATCCGGGTGTGATCCCATTGGTACGCTGCGGTTGCGGTAATGCCGCGCAAGGTGGCGGAATCGACATTCTCAAGTCGGCGCGGCGTTGACACAATGAGATTGTCTACTTTGTTCTGGTAGGCAACCAGACCAAGTTCGATGCCATTTTGTCGATATTGAATGTGCGCTTCAATGTTGCGTGACTTTTCCGGTTTCAGGTTCGGATTGGATTGCGGCGGGAAGCCGCCCCAGCCCGGAGCGTAAAGGTCGTTGAAACTGGGTGCCTGAAAACCGGTGTTGGCAGCCAGACCCACTTGCCATGCCTTGGTCAGAGCAAGTTCGTATGCAAACCCGCCGGTGGCATGGCTGCCGTAATCGCTAATGTGGTCATTGCGCACGCTTGCCTGAATACGATGCTTTCCGAACCGGCCTCGATATACCAGGCCGGTTGCCTGTGTATTGCGACGATTTGAAAGAAAAGTCATGCTGCCCGATGGTCGTTCCTCGATGCGTTCGAGCAACATACTGACACTGTGATCAGGGTCCAGGGCCAGGTTGTTCTGCCAGGTGTAGGTGCGTGTTAGTGAGCCGAATTCGTAGGGTGCGAAGTTGCCGCTGTAGCTTATACCGTCTTCCTTGGCGTAACCGAAGCGCAGCACGCTTTCCCAAAAATCCGTTAGTTGGTTCGTGCTTGAAAGGGTGTATGCCTGCTGCCGTGTCTGGCTAATGGCCGGGTGTGATTGGCCGGCATCGAAGTCACCGTTTATGTACCCGTTGTACAACGAGAAATCGAAGCGCTGGCCTTGCCGCCATCTGTACCCCAGCGCCCCCGCTACGCTATTCTGCCGGTAGCCGTCTTTGTCCGGGTAGGCGTCGGAGGCATAGTCTTGGGTTGCATCGAACCCGGAACTGCGCGCGACCGCGGTCGACAGGTTGTAGTTCCAGCCGTCTGCCGCGCCGGAGAACCCCGCGCCCGACTTAAATGTATTGTGGCTGCCGTAACCCGCATTGGCGTAGGCCTTAAGTGGTTCGTCTTCAGCCGGCTTTCGGGTAATGATGTTCACCACGCCACCGATGGCATCCGAGCCGTAAAGGCTGCTGGCCGCGCCGCGTAGAATTTCAACGCGCTCAATCGTTGCGGGGTCGATAGCATTCCAGTTAACGCCACCGTAATTCGAACTGTTAATGCGTACGCCGTCGATTAGAACCAGCGTATGGCTCGCATCGTTGCCTCTTAGGAACAGGCCGGTGGTGTTTTGGGGCCCGCCACTGTTATAGAACGCGATGCCGGGCTCCTGCGCGAGGATTTCCGCCAGGCTCTGTTGTCCGGCTTCACGAAGCTTTTCATTTGGTACGACAGAAACGTCGCCCAATGTTTCCGACTCAAGTTGCGCAACACGACTGGCGGTGACAACAATAGGATCAAGCGAGGAGGGAGTTTGCGCTAGGGCGATAAAAGGAATGAAAAGCGCCGGAGCCAAAAGGCGGCGCTGCAAACGGATGGTATTCATGATAAGACCTGCGAGATAACGCGCGTCCCCGCACGTTATTGACAATAAAACACGCTAAAAGGCGTGCGCCGGTTCGACAGGGGCCGGTGTCGGGCTGGCATGCGTTGCATGAGTACCGTTGCGGGGGCAGCACAGTTTATACCGTGCCACACAGGGCTGAATTGATGCAGCCCTGTGTGACATGTGTGTTCTGTTTCCCGTTTAACTTTCGCAGAAATGGCGACAATGTTGATAACACTGCTTTTTGCCGATAACCGAAAGCACCTCTGACAGGGCCAAAACTTTAGCACAGCCAAAGGGTAAAAGATATATACGGGCTACAATAAAGGGTTTATCCCTTAAGTTCTTTATTGTTTCAGGCCTGTTCGCGTGTCATATCCCAATTTGCCCTATCCCTTGAATACTTACACTCATGGTCGTCGATTCGTTGAATTATTGGCGGATCGCATTTTGGTGCTTGACGGCGCCGTGGGCACCATGATTCAGCGCTATAAGTTGTCCGAGGCTGATTTCCGGGGCGAGCGTTTTGTGGCGCATGGAAAAGACCTGAAGGGAAATAACGAGCTTTTGTGTTTGGTTCGACCGGATTTGGTGTCGGAAATTCATCGCCAGTATCTGGCGGCCGGTGCCGATGTTATTGAAACCAATACATTTGGTGCAACATCGGTTGCGCAGGGTGATTACGGTTTACCCGAGCTTGCTTATGAGATGAACGTGGCGGCGGCCAAGCTGGCACGCCAGGCGTGCGATGAATTCAGCACATCCGGGCGCCCCCGTTTCGTTGCAGGTGCTTTGGGGCCGCAGCCTAAAACCGCCTCCATTTCGCCTGATGTCAACGACCCTGCAGCACGCAATGTCACGTTCGAAGAGTTGCGCGAGACATACACCGAGCAGTTGAACGGGTTGCTGGATGGTGGCATCGACATCGTACTTATC
This region includes:
- a CDS encoding TonB-dependent receptor plug domain-containing protein, with amino-acid sequence MNTIRLQRRLLAPALFIPFIALAQTPSSLDPIVVTASRVAQLESETLGDVSVVPNEKLREAGQQSLAEILAQEPGIAFYNSGGPQNTTGLFLRGNDASHTLVLIDGVRINSSNYGGVNWNAIDPATIERVEILRGAASSLYGSDAIGGVVNIITRKPAEDEPLKAYANAGYGSHNTFKSGAGFSGAADGWNYNLSTAVARSSGFDATQDYASDAYPDKDGYRQNSVAGALGYRWRQGQRFDFSLYNGYINGDFDAGQSHPAISQTRQQAYTLSSTNQLTDFWESVLRFGYAKEDGISYSGNFAPYEFGSLTRTYTWQNNLALDPDHSVSMLLERIEERPSGSMTFLSNRRNTQATGLVYRGRFGKHRIQASVRNDHISDYGSHATGGFAYELALTKAWQVGLAANTGFQAPSFNDLYAPGWGGFPPQSNPNLKPEKSRNIEAHIQYRQNGIELGLVAYQNKVDNLIVSTPRRLENVDSATLRGITATAAYQWDHTRMSAAADFLNPYDDSTGERLIRRARQTYRLNAEHRIEQWTLGVEFLYVGQRYDETFSQGRVHLGGYSLWNLTANATLTKNLSAQVRWNNITNKDYTDVYGYANPGSTVFVNLAWKM